Sequence from the Helianthus annuus cultivar XRQ/B chromosome 13, HanXRQr2.0-SUNRISE, whole genome shotgun sequence genome:
TGGCAACATCAGTTCAGGTAGAGATTGTTGAATCCTGAAAAGAATTATTGTGCCAAAACAAAACAACTAATACAATTCCTTTTAAGGAAACATCATATAGGCAATTAGAGGTATTTGGATAATTAGTCGTTATTTTATAGTTAATCTATTACAAAGGTCTAAACCGTGAAATCAAACTGTTAGTAACAGTTCGGTTCTATTTTTCAACGTTtcagtttcaatttttgattaCTAAAAATCGTTACTAACGGTTTGACTCACAGTTTGACCTAAAATCCGTTCCAATTCAAACCACGAACACATATATTGCTGAAGATACACCCTTGGATCCCAGCAGGTCTGGTCGTGGATGATGGTCTGGGCCGAGTCAGGGGTGGCAGATTCCAAATCCAATTTTTTCAAATTCCAATTTCATTGACAAAATTCAATTCCTTTTGGGTGAACAAGAATCAGCTCAACCTGAGACACCTGAAATATTAACCATACTGGGCCAGGCCAACCCAACCCAAGTTTACCCACTTGTTGTCCGGTTCTTGGTCTTGGTATTTAAAAGAATTCAGCCTCACTTCAGACCCGATGGAAACAAACAGCAGTTCCTCGATCAGCCTCAAGTTTTACGATCTCATGGTTGAACATCTCAACGGTATCATCTTTTCAAGGGAAATCATCAGGAACATCTCAACCTTATCACCTTCAATCGGCTTCAAGACGCGTGGACCTTGTTTGATACACTGACCATCCATCATCTTCAATCGGCTTCAAACAAAATCGCTGGCCCTCAAGCAGACGAAGCATTTTCTTTGGCTCGTTAAGTTGGTGCTCAGTAGGTTCATCCTCTTTGGTTTTCTTTCCTGGCTTATCCAAACAGAAAATTTCGTATATTTGATGCCATATGTTTGTATAAATGGTACATGTTTGATATTCAAATTAATTTGCTTTAGGTGTTTTGTCTAATTAAATTGAACCATATAAAATTTAGAAGTCCATTAATCAACCATGACCAGGTAAGTCAGCAATAAATTTGGAAGTTCACACAACAAAAGAAAAAACAAAGATAATCAGTCGAACGATGCCTTCGCGGCCCGCTTTCACTACTAAATAACAAACCAAtctcaaaaaacctaaaataaAAACCGTAAAAGGTCCAAACAGATAATCAAGATTCTATTGATGGTAACGAGGTGGTGGTCCGCCTTGTTGGTAGCCATTTTGACCATTAAAATGAGTCGGACCAGGACCCATTTCAGATTGCACACCCTGCTGCTGAGGTGGCATGTACGGATGACTATGCATTGGCATGGATTGAGGCCCTGGTGGCGGTGGACCTGGAGCCCACCCTGCTGAGGACTGATACCCTTCTGGACCAGGCATGTATTGGGTGGTGGCATTGTATTGTGGGGCGGCTGAAGGCGGCTGTTGCCCAAAGACTGGCGGTTGTGGGTTCATGATTGGAGCAGCTGGCATTGTGTAATCTCTACTCCGGTCATTGTTCACCTGAAATTCATCATATTCATTGAAGATTTAGATTATTGttgtaataatattgtttttttgggCATAAACAAAATACCTTGATACTTAAATCAGTGTGACGTGAGTATGAGACGTGAAGCTTGCAAAAACCTCCATCGTAAATGCAGTGTCCTTCCAAAGCTTCCTTCGCAACCACAGCCGTCTGAACGTCTGCAAATTAAATAAATTCGTGTTATAAATTAGAATTGTTTCAACGTAGAAAAGTAGAAAAACTTATGAGCTTTTAGaatgaaataaaataatatatgcgGATAAATAAATCaccagggtattgaattaaagcTTGGACTCCTCCATTTTTGTCAAACATGGCAATCTTCAAAACAGGACCGAAAGCAGAAAAGACCTGAACCAGACACagaaattaaaataaatatttgaagtgatttatttaaataaaaaagacATTTATACAACTTGCTTGAGATATACCATTTGTAACACATCCAAAGTGACTGCATACTGCATATTCTCAATAGAAG
This genomic interval carries:
- the LOC110897726 gene encoding polypyrimidine tract-binding protein homolog 2 isoform X2 yields the protein MMPALSALMSYTCRHISRNYLRWQHIALGERAHVFSAFGFVHKITTFEKTAGFQALVQFTDSETATSAKDALDGRSIPRYLIPELGSCSLKITYSAHTDLSVKFQSHRSRDYTNPMLPVASSAIDASGQFSLGLDGKKIESESNVLLASIENMQYAVTLDVLQMVFSAFGPVLKIAMFDKNGGVQALIQYPDVQTAVVAKEALEGHCIYDGGFCKLHVSYSRHTDLSIKVNNDRSRDYTMPAAPIMNPQPPVFGQQPPSAAPQYNATTQYMPGPEGYQSSAGWAPGPPPPGPQSMPMHSHPYMPPQQQGVQSEMGPGPTHFNGQNGYQQGGPPPRYHQ
- the LOC110897726 gene encoding polypyrimidine tract-binding protein homolog 2 isoform X3, which gives rise to MMPALSALMSYTWHISRNYLRWQHIALGERAHVFSAFGFVHKITTFEKTAGFQALVQFTDSETATSAKDALDGRSIPRYLIPELGSCSLKITYSAHTDLSVKFQSHRSRDYTNPMLPVASSAIDASGQFSLGLDGKKIESESNVLLASIENMQYAVTLDVLQMVFSAFGPVLKIAMFDKNGGVQALIQYPDVQTAVVAKEALEGHCIYDGGFCKLHVSYSRHTDLSIKVNNDRSRDYTMPAAPIMNPQPPVFGQQPPSAAPQYNATTQYMPGPEGYQSSAGWAPGPPPPGPQSMPMHSHPYMPPQQQGVQSEMGPGPTHFNGQNGYQQGGPPPRYHQ